A genomic region of Candidatus Marimicrobium litorale contains the following coding sequences:
- a CDS encoding amino acid ABC transporter substrate-binding protein gives MITHLIQALVLTLAITCALGAHALEPINIGTTQSLTGHYSEQGTEQLRGLQMWAADVNARGALLGRTVEIIYYDDGSRDAGTVAGFEKLLDVDKADLLVGPYSSSLTLKASLVAEAHNTPMVSTAASAEEIWNRGLKNIFGADTPADDYLEGISIAADAGAKTVAVVYAETEFGREVAESMRNGDGDHDSERVIFYEGYAPDERDFTALSERIKQADADLILGVSYVSDSIALARDLRKAGATPDMLAFTIGPGLREFGDELGDEAEGIVGVVQWLRSSRQPGAEDFAYRYNQRYGSNPGVYAVIGYSAGEILEAAVRLAGTVEHNAVREQLRSMYIHALIGSYHVDKTGRQIGRRNLVLQWQDGRRRLIAPESVAEQPLIYPLP, from the coding sequence ATGATAACTCACCTGATTCAAGCACTTGTTCTGACATTAGCGATCACATGCGCGCTAGGCGCGCATGCGCTTGAGCCGATAAACATTGGCACAACCCAGTCACTGACCGGGCACTACAGCGAACAAGGCACTGAGCAGCTAAGAGGCCTGCAGATGTGGGCTGCCGACGTGAATGCAAGAGGTGCACTTCTGGGTCGCACTGTCGAGATTATTTACTACGACGACGGCTCTCGCGATGCCGGCACTGTCGCAGGTTTTGAAAAGCTGCTCGATGTTGATAAGGCCGACCTCTTGGTAGGGCCCTACTCGTCTTCCCTGACCCTAAAAGCCAGCCTCGTAGCTGAAGCACATAACACCCCCATGGTATCGACTGCGGCTTCGGCTGAAGAGATCTGGAACCGCGGCTTGAAAAATATTTTTGGCGCTGACACACCTGCCGATGATTACCTCGAGGGCATCAGCATTGCAGCAGACGCAGGCGCCAAAACGGTTGCCGTGGTCTACGCAGAGACAGAATTTGGCCGAGAGGTGGCTGAAAGCATGCGTAACGGTGATGGCGATCACGATAGTGAGCGAGTCATCTTTTACGAGGGCTATGCACCTGACGAGCGAGACTTCACCGCTTTGTCTGAGCGGATCAAACAGGCCGATGCAGACCTCATTCTCGGTGTTTCCTACGTCAGTGACTCCATCGCTCTCGCACGCGACCTGCGCAAAGCCGGTGCCACACCCGACATGCTCGCATTCACTATCGGTCCCGGGCTGCGTGAGTTCGGTGATGAGCTGGGTGACGAGGCGGAGGGCATAGTCGGTGTTGTGCAATGGCTGCGCAGTTCGCGCCAGCCCGGCGCAGAAGATTTCGCGTACCGGTACAACCAGCGATATGGATCCAACCCTGGCGTATACGCGGTGATAGGTTACAGTGCCGGAGAGATCCTCGAAGCGGCCGTAAGGCTGGCAGGCACCGTCGAGCACAACGCGGTTCGGGAGCAGCTACGCAGTATGTATATCCATGCGCTTATCGGCTCTTACCACGTTGACAAGACCGGGCGTCAAATCGGAAGACGCAATCTGGTGCTGCAGTGGCAGGATGGCCGCCGTCGACTTATCGCACCGGAAAGCGTGGCCGAGCAACCACTGATCTACCCCCTCCCCTGA
- a CDS encoding MlaA family lipoprotein, which translates to MMLQRVGRALIAALILTLAACASYPPQKPASDYPEPIFPAKRILPPGHDDQMSVYDPWEGMNKHIYNFNYHFDKAIFLPVVQGYETVVPDFARTGIHNFFKNFDDMLSAVNSLLQLAPTKAAQSTGRVLVNSTVGLFGLLDVASLWGIPRPMEDFGQTMGRWGVGQGPYLVLPFLGPSNLRDGIGKLPDFYVRSMIQDEVLSDDVRIATTVAWPVDTRANTSFRYYETGSAFEYRMVRWLYSTKRRLDVEQ; encoded by the coding sequence ATGATGTTGCAGCGCGTCGGCCGCGCCCTCATCGCGGCACTGATACTTACTCTGGCGGCCTGCGCCAGTTACCCTCCTCAGAAACCGGCATCCGATTACCCGGAACCGATCTTTCCCGCGAAGCGCATCCTTCCACCCGGTCATGATGACCAGATGAGTGTTTACGATCCATGGGAGGGCATGAACAAACACATCTACAATTTTAACTACCACTTTGACAAAGCAATCTTCCTGCCTGTCGTGCAGGGCTATGAAACCGTTGTGCCCGATTTCGCAAGAACGGGCATACATAATTTTTTCAAGAATTTCGACGACATGCTGTCGGCTGTGAACTCACTGCTGCAACTGGCACCTACAAAAGCAGCGCAAAGCACCGGGCGCGTGCTTGTTAACAGCACCGTGGGGCTGTTTGGCCTTCTCGATGTCGCCTCACTGTGGGGAATACCGCGCCCCATGGAGGACTTCGGTCAGACGATGGGGCGATGGGGCGTAGGACAAGGGCCCTACCTTGTGTTGCCGTTCCTCGGCCCGTCTAACCTGCGCGATGGCATCGGTAAATTGCCCGACTTCTACGTGCGCAGCATGATTCAGGATGAAGTCCTTTCCGATGATGTGCGCATCGCCACCACGGTGGCCTGGCCTGTCGACACACGCGCCAACACGTCGTTCCGTTATTACGAGACCGGTTCCGCCTTCGAATATCGGATGGTGCGCTGGCTGTATTCCACCAAGCGTAGGCTGGATGTCGAGCAATAG
- a CDS encoding acyl-CoA carboxylase subunit beta, whose translation MSTKKQDWETLVSELRERTNAAEGMGGSQKLDKQHDKGRLDARQRITALLDHDSFSEYGALAGGNHPGGQTPLAADGLVGGTGRIQGRSVILFAEDFTVKGGSIGHPNAAKRARLVRLAQEQKLPLIVMLDGAGERADNQSERYPNSPNDLQLVADLKGQVPIVAMVLGTSAGHGALAGMFADLIIMRQGASLFSAGPPLVKAALGIDTSPSALGDARMHTQDSGLAHNLGATEEECFAMTRHFLSLLPPRAGATLPVTANSPAAARRTLKNLEAIIPPQPNIAYDMREVLREVCDSQSLIELQPDFGSSIITALARIGGVPCMLIANQPAVQAGAITREAAEKATHFIEVASSFGLPLVSLLDNPGVMPGPAAEEAGTLKGAAQMFMAQRRYRGLKIVATLRKAFGFGSSVMGMNPWDQQVVSLALPCVSLGGVPAIGGATAANASDEQAAGMQSIQSGAWVPADAMAFDKVIEPGELRNEIITALQLRAE comes from the coding sequence TTGAGCACAAAAAAACAGGACTGGGAAACACTGGTCTCCGAGTTGCGTGAGCGCACCAATGCTGCGGAAGGCATGGGCGGAAGTCAAAAGCTAGATAAGCAACACGATAAAGGTCGGTTGGACGCACGACAACGCATCACCGCGCTGCTTGATCACGACAGTTTTAGTGAGTATGGCGCGCTGGCCGGAGGCAATCATCCTGGCGGCCAAACGCCGCTCGCAGCGGACGGATTGGTTGGCGGTACCGGGCGCATTCAAGGGCGCAGCGTTATTCTATTCGCTGAGGACTTCACCGTGAAAGGCGGCTCGATAGGCCACCCCAATGCCGCTAAACGCGCCCGGCTTGTGCGTCTGGCACAGGAGCAAAAACTGCCGCTGATCGTCATGCTGGATGGCGCCGGGGAACGTGCAGACAACCAGAGCGAGCGCTACCCAAATAGTCCGAATGATCTGCAGCTGGTGGCTGATCTGAAAGGCCAGGTACCCATTGTGGCAATGGTGCTGGGCACTTCTGCAGGACACGGCGCGCTCGCTGGCATGTTTGCAGACCTGATAATAATGCGACAGGGCGCAAGTCTTTTTTCTGCAGGCCCTCCACTCGTCAAGGCGGCCCTGGGCATCGACACAAGCCCGAGCGCACTGGGCGATGCACGCATGCACACTCAGGACAGCGGCCTTGCGCACAACCTGGGTGCGACAGAGGAGGAATGTTTTGCTATGACTCGGCATTTTCTCTCACTCCTGCCACCCCGTGCCGGAGCGACCCTGCCGGTGACAGCGAACTCCCCCGCCGCCGCTCGCCGGACGTTAAAAAATCTCGAGGCAATCATTCCACCGCAGCCAAATATCGCCTACGACATGCGCGAGGTCTTACGCGAGGTATGTGACAGCCAGAGCCTGATTGAACTGCAACCGGATTTTGGCAGTAGCATCATCACCGCCCTTGCACGTATAGGCGGTGTCCCCTGTATGTTGATCGCCAACCAGCCCGCCGTGCAGGCAGGAGCGATTACGCGCGAGGCGGCGGAAAAAGCAACTCATTTTATAGAGGTCGCGAGCAGCTTTGGTTTGCCGCTTGTTAGCCTGCTGGACAATCCCGGCGTAATGCCGGGGCCAGCGGCAGAAGAGGCCGGCACCCTCAAAGGTGCCGCGCAGATGTTCATGGCCCAACGCCGTTACCGAGGGCTCAAGATTGTCGCCACCCTGCGAAAAGCGTTCGGATTTGGCAGCTCCGTCATGGGCATGAACCCCTGGGACCAGCAGGTTGTCAGCCTCGCCTTGCCTTGCGTCAGTCTGGGAGGCGTTCCCGCTATTGGGGGTGCGACTGCAGCAAACGCCAGTGACGAACAAGCGGCTGGGATGCAATCGATACAATCGGGTGCCTGGGTGCCTGCTGACGCGATGGCGTTCGACAAGGTGATCGAACCCGGTGAACTGCGCAATGAGATCATCACTGCCCTGCAGCTGAGAGCCGAGTAG